From Acipenser ruthenus chromosome 2, fAciRut3.2 maternal haplotype, whole genome shotgun sequence, a single genomic window includes:
- the LOC131699638 gene encoding uncharacterized protein LOC131699638 isoform X2, with the protein MTNINNFINIFCQKMYFLVEFIENKSMNIVPETWIEDGMTWWPNYTKDDRINRAIQKKEIPGDGWTRHDVRILIKTDDYLKARQKYKQSLHCTTSDLQSDAGEDMQSLLKRKRKRVTKTPFGDNDSDDDDDDDRVTNSARNLKSKQMSSLLPAAPAISALPVFVDSSAPTSVDVDVTSHNCLYSPPTITMPSPVKQGLRVGQQSSRPHLFTPSYSLGIGRYGNESIPCTAAELYIMTMMENVRQHQIQQAVTLNNVLSLLQSGSSTVDPSPELPEEFIFPLKDINDLDHFEAWLKNSENKASKQKMISFLATIGGSDCRNTVWNILNHVIHNDLAKKINWKGVNEKRPFKNLIVKSVILRKTIYY; encoded by the exons ATGACTAATATAAATAATTTCATTAATATTTTTTgccagaaaatgtattttctggtggaatttattgaaaataaaagtatGAACATTGTTCCTGAGACTTGGATTGAGGATGGCATGACATGGTGGCCCAACTACACAAAAGATGACAGGATCAACCGAGCTattcaaaaaaaagaaattcctggGGATGGCTGGACTCGCCATGATGTAAGAATTTTGATAAAAACAG aTGACTATTTGAAAGCTCGCCAGAAATACAAACAATCACTTCACTGCACAACATCAGACTTGCAGTCTGATGCTGGAGAGGATATGCAGTCATTATTAAAGCGTAAAAGAAAAAGAGTTACAAA aacaccTTTTGGTGATAAtgacagtgatgatgatgatgatgatgatcggGTCACAAACAGTGCGAGGAACCTGAAGAGCAAGCAAATGTCCTCATTGCTGCCTGCAGCACCAGCCATCTCAGCCCTACCAGTATTTGTGGATTCAAGTGCTCCTACATCTGTGGATGTGGATGTGACATCTCATAACTGCTTGTATAGTCCACCCACCATTACCATGCCATCACCTGTCAAACAAGGACTAAGAGTTGGGCAACAATCTTCCCGACCCCATCTGTTCACTCCATCATACAGTTTAGGAATTGGACGGTATGGAAATGAATCCATTCCATGTACTG CTGCAGAACTCTACATCATGACAATGATGGAAAATGTACGACAGCACCAGATACAGCAGGCTGTTACATTAAATaatgtgctgagcctgctgcaatcaGGTTCAAGCACCGTGGACCCGAGTCCCGAGCTACCAGAGGAATTTATATTCCCTTTAAAGGACATAAATGACCTAGATCATTTTGAGGCGTGGCTCAAAAATTCTGAAAACAAAGCTTCTAAACAAAAAATg ATATCATTCTTGGCAACAATTGGAGGGAGTGACTGTAGAAACACAGTCTGGAATATATTGAATCATGTTATACACAATGATCTTGCGAAAAAAATTAATTGGAAGGGAGTAAATGAAAAAAGACCATTCAAGAACTTGATTGTCAAATCAGTTATTTTAC
- the LOC131699638 gene encoding uncharacterized protein LOC131699638 isoform X1, whose product MTNINNFINIFCQKMYFLVEFIENKSMNIVPETWIEDGMTWWPNYTKDDRINRAIQKKEIPGDGWTRHDVRILIKTDDYLKARQKYKQSLHCTTSDLQSDAGEDMQSLLKRKRKRVTKTPFGDNDSDDDDDDDRVTNSARNLKSKQMSSLLPAAPAISALPVFVDSSAPTSVDVDVTSHNCLYSPPTITMPSPVKQGLRVGQQSSRPHLFTPSYSLGIGRYGNESIPCTAAELYIMTMMENVRQHQIQQAVTLNNVLSLLQSGSSTVDPSPELPEEFIFPLKDINDLDHFEAWLKNSENKASKQKMISFLATIGGSDCRNTVWNILNHVIHNDLAKKINWKGVNEKRPFKNLIVKSVILRAVRRNPLAAKATDKEIEHFIIRWFNLSSDRGGGRKAREINKLQREAASTSHSTNTAEDSE is encoded by the exons ATGACTAATATAAATAATTTCATTAATATTTTTTgccagaaaatgtattttctggtggaatttattgaaaataaaagtatGAACATTGTTCCTGAGACTTGGATTGAGGATGGCATGACATGGTGGCCCAACTACACAAAAGATGACAGGATCAACCGAGCTattcaaaaaaaagaaattcctggGGATGGCTGGACTCGCCATGATGTAAGAATTTTGATAAAAACAG aTGACTATTTGAAAGCTCGCCAGAAATACAAACAATCACTTCACTGCACAACATCAGACTTGCAGTCTGATGCTGGAGAGGATATGCAGTCATTATTAAAGCGTAAAAGAAAAAGAGTTACAAA aacaccTTTTGGTGATAAtgacagtgatgatgatgatgatgatgatcggGTCACAAACAGTGCGAGGAACCTGAAGAGCAAGCAAATGTCCTCATTGCTGCCTGCAGCACCAGCCATCTCAGCCCTACCAGTATTTGTGGATTCAAGTGCTCCTACATCTGTGGATGTGGATGTGACATCTCATAACTGCTTGTATAGTCCACCCACCATTACCATGCCATCACCTGTCAAACAAGGACTAAGAGTTGGGCAACAATCTTCCCGACCCCATCTGTTCACTCCATCATACAGTTTAGGAATTGGACGGTATGGAAATGAATCCATTCCATGTACTG CTGCAGAACTCTACATCATGACAATGATGGAAAATGTACGACAGCACCAGATACAGCAGGCTGTTACATTAAATaatgtgctgagcctgctgcaatcaGGTTCAAGCACCGTGGACCCGAGTCCCGAGCTACCAGAGGAATTTATATTCCCTTTAAAGGACATAAATGACCTAGATCATTTTGAGGCGTGGCTCAAAAATTCTGAAAACAAAGCTTCTAAACAAAAAATg ATATCATTCTTGGCAACAATTGGAGGGAGTGACTGTAGAAACACAGTCTGGAATATATTGAATCATGTTATACACAATGATCTTGCGAAAAAAATTAATTGGAAGGGAGTAAATGAAAAAAGACCATTCAAGAACTTGATTGTCAAATCAGTTATTTTAC GTGCAGTAAGAAGAAATCCCTTGGCAGCAAAGGCCACTGATAAAGAAATTGAACATTTTATTATAAGATGGTTCAATCTTTCATCAGACAGAGGTGGAGGTCGGAAGGCTAGGGAAATTAACAAATTGCAGAGAGAGGCTGCATCCACATCCCACTCTACAAATACTGCTGAGGACAGTGAATAA
- the LOC131699638 gene encoding uncharacterized protein LOC131699638 isoform X3, with protein MQSLLKRKRKRVTKTPFGDNDSDDDDDDDRVTNSARNLKSKQMSSLLPAAPAISALPVFVDSSAPTSVDVDVTSHNCLYSPPTITMPSPVKQGLRVGQQSSRPHLFTPSYSLGIGRYGNESIPCTAAELYIMTMMENVRQHQIQQAVTLNNVLSLLQSGSSTVDPSPELPEEFIFPLKDINDLDHFEAWLKNSENKASKQKMISFLATIGGSDCRNTVWNILNHVIHNDLAKKINWKGVNEKRPFKNLIVKSVILRAVRRNPLAAKATDKEIEHFIIRWFNLSSDRGGGRKAREINKLQREAASTSHSTNTAEDSE; from the exons ATGCAGTCATTATTAAAGCGTAAAAGAAAAAGAGTTACAAA aacaccTTTTGGTGATAAtgacagtgatgatgatgatgatgatgatcggGTCACAAACAGTGCGAGGAACCTGAAGAGCAAGCAAATGTCCTCATTGCTGCCTGCAGCACCAGCCATCTCAGCCCTACCAGTATTTGTGGATTCAAGTGCTCCTACATCTGTGGATGTGGATGTGACATCTCATAACTGCTTGTATAGTCCACCCACCATTACCATGCCATCACCTGTCAAACAAGGACTAAGAGTTGGGCAACAATCTTCCCGACCCCATCTGTTCACTCCATCATACAGTTTAGGAATTGGACGGTATGGAAATGAATCCATTCCATGTACTG CTGCAGAACTCTACATCATGACAATGATGGAAAATGTACGACAGCACCAGATACAGCAGGCTGTTACATTAAATaatgtgctgagcctgctgcaatcaGGTTCAAGCACCGTGGACCCGAGTCCCGAGCTACCAGAGGAATTTATATTCCCTTTAAAGGACATAAATGACCTAGATCATTTTGAGGCGTGGCTCAAAAATTCTGAAAACAAAGCTTCTAAACAAAAAATg ATATCATTCTTGGCAACAATTGGAGGGAGTGACTGTAGAAACACAGTCTGGAATATATTGAATCATGTTATACACAATGATCTTGCGAAAAAAATTAATTGGAAGGGAGTAAATGAAAAAAGACCATTCAAGAACTTGATTGTCAAATCAGTTATTTTAC GTGCAGTAAGAAGAAATCCCTTGGCAGCAAAGGCCACTGATAAAGAAATTGAACATTTTATTATAAGATGGTTCAATCTTTCATCAGACAGAGGTGGAGGTCGGAAGGCTAGGGAAATTAACAAATTGCAGAGAGAGGCTGCATCCACATCCCACTCTACAAATACTGCTGAGGACAGTGAATAA